One part of the Phycisphaeraceae bacterium genome encodes these proteins:
- a CDS encoding AAA family ATPase, producing the protein MIIAVANSKGGVGKSTLAVHLAAWLHKQGHRVTLADCDTQQSSSQWAREAAPQVKALCLRDPDEIINELPMLAQDTDYVVADGPGSLAETSRALLLVADSAIVPCKASMLEIRALDAATKVLRQAQKIRMGMPKAKIVLSMVGRHYRLTQDMREAAALLALPISPTFMTLRQIYADAPGQAAVVWNMGSRAREAADEVDRLFHELVPEAIAKAAKPSGLRRQNTAT; encoded by the coding sequence ATGATCATCGCCGTCGCGAACTCGAAAGGAGGAGTCGGGAAATCGACCCTCGCCGTTCACCTCGCCGCGTGGCTCCACAAGCAGGGCCACCGCGTCACGCTCGCCGACTGCGATACCCAGCAGTCATCCTCGCAATGGGCTCGCGAGGCGGCGCCGCAGGTCAAGGCCCTGTGCCTCCGCGACCCGGACGAGATCATCAACGAACTCCCCATGCTCGCCCAAGACACTGACTACGTCGTGGCCGATGGCCCAGGTAGCCTCGCCGAGACGAGCCGAGCCCTGCTCCTGGTCGCTGATTCGGCCATCGTGCCGTGCAAGGCGTCGATGCTGGAGATACGCGCTCTTGACGCGGCAACCAAGGTGCTCCGCCAGGCGCAGAAAATCCGAATGGGAATGCCCAAGGCCAAGATCGTGCTGAGCATGGTGGGGCGGCACTACCGGCTGACACAGGACATGCGGGAGGCCGCGGCGCTGCTCGCGCTTCCAATTTCACCGACCTTCATGACACTCCGGCAGATTTACGCCGACGCGCCGGGCCAGGCGGCGGTCGTGTGGAACATGGGCTCCCGAGCCCGCGAGGCCGCCGATGAGGTTGACAGGCTCTTCCACGAGCTCGTCCCGGAAGCTATCGCAAAAGCGGCGAAACCGTCAGGTCTACGCCGACAGAACACCGCAACGTAG
- a CDS encoding replication/maintenance protein RepL → MTEARQIAALPANQVSTKRGFPVYRTNPSVPAATGITTRTKRFQVPGGKASVIVDNSSGEIKGIGGMGFWWEEEVDSSRFVKLFLDGIKQAADLSKTGMQVFELVYHEMRANPGSDEIKLNQYLAKDHGISDRTYQRGVRELLEKQFLFRSPSDGVFFVNIRFMFNGDRLAFVRTYHLKGASRQQELQLGDTPSLLSPPLAEADRGSDDSDQGR, encoded by the coding sequence ATGACGGAAGCGCGACAGATTGCGGCTTTGCCCGCGAACCAGGTCAGTACCAAACGTGGATTCCCTGTGTACCGGACAAACCCGAGCGTGCCAGCGGCGACCGGTATCACAACGCGAACAAAGCGGTTCCAAGTTCCTGGCGGCAAGGCATCGGTGATCGTGGACAACAGCAGCGGCGAGATCAAGGGGATCGGCGGCATGGGCTTCTGGTGGGAAGAGGAGGTGGACAGCAGCCGGTTCGTGAAGCTCTTTCTCGACGGGATCAAGCAGGCCGCCGACCTCTCCAAAACGGGCATGCAGGTGTTCGAACTCGTGTATCACGAGATGCGGGCGAATCCCGGCTCTGACGAGATCAAGCTCAACCAGTATCTGGCCAAGGATCACGGGATCAGCGACCGGACTTACCAGCGCGGGGTCCGCGAGCTTCTCGAAAAACAGTTCCTATTCCGAAGCCCGAGCGACGGCGTGTTTTTCGTCAACATCCGCTTCATGTTTAACGGCGATCGTCTGGCGTTCGTAAGGACCTACCACCTCAAAGGTGCGAGCCGGCAGCAGGAGCTTCAACTTGGGGATACGCCATCGCTCCTCTCGCCTCCTCTCGCGGAAGCCGATCGAGGCAGCGACGATAGCGATCAGGGAAGATAA
- a CDS encoding helix-turn-helix transcriptional regulator — protein sequence MTQETLAAKAGISRNYVSLLEQNAKSPTVHMLFKLCKVLKVRPSVLIARVEAEQ from the coding sequence TTGACGCAGGAGACCCTTGCGGCCAAGGCGGGGATTTCGCGCAACTACGTCAGCCTGCTGGAACAAAACGCCAAATCGCCGACCGTCCACATGCTCTTCAAACTCTGCAAGGTCCTCAAAGTTCGCCCGTCTGTTCTGATCGCCCGTGTCGAGGCGGAGCAGTAG